The Neobacillus sp. OS1-2 genome includes a window with the following:
- a CDS encoding AAA family ATPase: MSYNVPSKIEKETFKAMILKKLNNDKFNHYKKMFNDYYKCPRNSEEYTLKENLSDDLLAKLDFVLKRIGYNQFDAITDVAEYFRMLLDEKKYIVLFAYNGTGKTRLSVEFKSLGQQLVGDTEEKTADTLYYNAFTEDLFYWDNDLDNDTERLLKFNSNSRFFSGLEDLEMESRIRPLLHRYADFDFKITYEKSEISFSREVLISGTTQRIHNIKISRGEENIFVWCFFLAIVQLVVDKAEAYNWVKYIYVDDPISSLDDNNVIAVASHLAQLMSDNDVKVIVSSHHTLFFNVLCNEINRAEQLFLQINAKSGTYILKDTTKTPFFHHVALLKELKKASDSGQLYTYHFNILRNILEKTASFHGFAHFSSCIRKGADEDEPVYTRLVNLLSHGNYSLFDPKEMVEENKEHFKNILNNFLDDYNFNKKLFEVGRVQEEQE, translated from the coding sequence ATGAGTTATAATGTTCCTTCTAAAATAGAAAAAGAAACCTTTAAGGCAATGATTCTTAAGAAATTGAACAATGATAAATTCAACCACTACAAAAAAATGTTTAACGATTATTACAAATGCCCCAGAAATTCGGAAGAATATACCTTAAAAGAAAACTTATCAGATGACTTACTTGCAAAATTGGACTTTGTACTTAAAAGGATCGGATATAATCAATTTGATGCAATTACAGATGTTGCCGAATATTTTAGGATGCTGTTAGATGAAAAGAAATACATTGTACTGTTTGCATATAACGGTACAGGTAAGACGAGGCTTTCCGTAGAGTTTAAATCATTGGGTCAACAGTTAGTTGGTGATACCGAAGAAAAAACAGCTGATACTTTATACTATAACGCATTCACCGAAGATCTTTTTTATTGGGATAATGATTTAGATAATGATACCGAACGCTTATTAAAGTTTAATAGCAACTCCAGGTTTTTTTCGGGGCTTGAAGATTTAGAAATGGAAAGTAGAATTCGTCCTTTGCTTCATAGATATGCTGATTTTGATTTCAAAATCACTTATGAGAAGTCGGAAATTAGCTTTTCAAGAGAGGTTCTAATTTCTGGCACTACTCAGAGGATTCATAATATAAAAATATCCCGTGGAGAAGAAAATATCTTTGTTTGGTGCTTCTTTCTTGCTATTGTTCAGTTGGTTGTGGATAAAGCAGAAGCGTATAATTGGGTAAAGTATATCTATGTTGATGACCCTATTTCTTCTTTGGATGACAATAATGTTATTGCCGTTGCAAGTCATTTGGCACAATTAATGAGTGATAATGATGTTAAAGTAATTGTTTCATCACATCATACATTGTTTTTTAATGTTTTGTGTAATGAAATTAATAGGGCAGAACAATTATTTTTACAAATAAACGCTAAGAGTGGTACCTATATACTTAAAGACACGACAAAAACACCTTTCTTTCATCATGTTGCATTATTAAAAGAGTTGAAAAAAGCGTCTGATTCAGGTCAACTATATACGTATCACTTTAATATTCTTAGAAATATATTAGAAAAGACAGCATCTTTTCATGGTTTTGCACACTTCTCTTCTTGTATAAGAAAGGGAGCGGACGAGGATGAACCTGTCTATACAAGACTAGTAAATCTATTGAGCCATGGTAACTATTCTTTATTTGACCCGAAAGAAATGGTTGAAGAAAACAAAGAACACTTTAAAAACATACTAAATAATTTTCTAGATGATTATAATTTTAATAAAAAACTATTTGAAGTCGGTCGAGTTCAGGAGGAGCAAGAATGA
- a CDS encoding type I restriction-modification system subunit M has translation MNDTQQKQLGTTLWGIADKLRGAMNADDFRDYMLSFLFLRYLSDNYEEAVKKELGSDYLQCEEEINKITVAANQDDAINALKEQITDYFNKQQLDSKEKNTVIEEHEVLLESKKLTPLVVWYINNLDHVATFEKQMRRKVHFVIKPHYLWSNIYELARTQNKYLLKNLQAGFKFIENESFDSTFRGLFSEVNLDSDKLGKNYELRNTTLCSIITAIAEGLSEFPNESDILGDAYEYLIGQFAAGSGKKAGEFYTPQQISTILSRIVTFDSQDPSTGKKKQLKNVLDFACGSGSLLINVRKQLGVNSIGQIYGQEKNITTYNLARMNMLLHGLKDSEFKIFHGDSLLNDWDILNEMNPAKKLECDAVVANPPFSYRWEPNDTLAEDFRFKSYGLAPKSAADFAFLLHGFHFLSDEGTMAIILPHGVLFRGGAEEKIRTKLLKDGNIDTIIGLPANLFFSTGIPVCILVLKKCKKFDDVLFINASEYYDRGKRQNVLLPEHIDKIVDTYQYRKEDDKKYSRRVSMKEIEKNDFNLNISRYVSTAAEEVIVDLADVKKSLDTIEDTISKAKAKHNQFLKELGLPELQ, from the coding sequence ATGAATGATACACAACAAAAACAGTTAGGTACAACCCTATGGGGTATCGCCGATAAACTGCGTGGTGCTATGAATGCGGATGACTTCCGGGATTATATGTTGTCCTTTCTCTTCTTGCGCTATCTTTCAGATAACTATGAGGAAGCTGTAAAAAAAGAGCTTGGAAGCGATTATTTACAATGTGAAGAAGAAATAAATAAAATCACCGTTGCAGCTAATCAAGATGATGCTATTAACGCATTGAAAGAACAGATAACAGATTATTTTAATAAACAGCAATTGGATAGCAAGGAAAAAAACACAGTAATTGAAGAACATGAGGTGTTGTTGGAAAGCAAAAAGTTGACCCCTCTTGTTGTTTGGTATATCAACAATTTAGATCACGTGGCTACGTTTGAAAAGCAAATGCGCCGTAAGGTTCATTTTGTAATTAAGCCACACTATCTCTGGAGTAATATATATGAATTGGCTCGCACACAAAATAAGTATCTTTTGAAAAACTTGCAAGCAGGCTTCAAGTTTATAGAAAACGAATCCTTTGATAGCACGTTTCGCGGATTATTCTCTGAGGTTAACCTCGACTCTGATAAACTTGGAAAGAATTATGAATTACGCAATACAACGCTGTGCTCAATAATAACTGCTATTGCAGAAGGATTATCGGAGTTCCCCAATGAAAGTGACATTTTGGGTGATGCGTATGAATACTTAATAGGGCAATTTGCGGCGGGCTCAGGTAAAAAAGCAGGAGAGTTTTATACGCCCCAGCAAATTTCAACCATCCTTTCTCGAATAGTCACATTTGATAGCCAAGACCCAAGCACAGGCAAAAAGAAGCAACTCAAAAACGTACTTGACTTTGCGTGCGGTTCCGGCTCGCTTCTAATTAATGTTAGAAAGCAGCTTGGTGTTAATAGTATTGGTCAGATATACGGACAGGAAAAGAATATCACAACTTACAACCTTGCTCGGATGAATATGCTTCTGCATGGCCTTAAAGATTCTGAGTTTAAAATATTTCACGGAGATTCTCTGCTAAATGATTGGGACATTCTTAATGAAATGAACCCAGCAAAAAAGTTGGAATGTGATGCAGTAGTAGCCAATCCACCTTTCAGTTATCGTTGGGAACCTAATGATACTCTGGCAGAGGATTTCCGCTTTAAAAGCTACGGCCTTGCACCAAAATCAGCAGCCGACTTTGCATTTTTACTTCATGGGTTTCACTTTTTAAGTGATGAGGGAACAATGGCAATCATCTTGCCTCATGGTGTTCTGTTCCGTGGTGGAGCAGAGGAGAAAATCAGAACAAAGCTACTCAAGGATGGGAATATTGACACGATTATTGGTTTGCCGGCTAACCTGTTTTTTTCAACAGGTATTCCAGTTTGTATTCTTGTGCTTAAAAAGTGCAAAAAATTTGATGACGTGCTGTTTATCAACGCAAGTGAGTACTACGACAGAGGTAAACGGCAAAATGTCCTATTGCCAGAGCATATCGACAAAATAGTTGACACATATCAATATCGAAAAGAAGATGACAAAAAATACTCTCGCCGTGTATCTATGAAAGAAATTGAAAAGAATGATTTCAACTTAAACATTTCAAGATATGTTAGCACTGCTGCGGAAGAAGTAATTGTTGACCTTGCAGATGTAAAAAAGAGTTTGGATACAATAGAAGATACTATTAGCAAGGCTAAGGCTAAGCACAACCAATTTTTAAAAGAGCTTGGTTTGCCTGAGTTGCAATAA
- a CDS encoding DUF3800 domain-containing protein translates to MDYSQIYNFIASEGGVTNIDKKYILYYDETNNPRTFRLTDAGFNVNEHEFFILGGIGFESDNAASDDDIDELFSKFQLQGNATEVKFKHIRQNAQDFLSLLSKSRVTTLIDWLLEKQYSIHYSYVDNFYYTIVDIVDSMEESWFGGPGLNRELKDRFYSLIKEYQDWFISLLIEVDYPNIKNHKKFVGEIVDWIWTVNIGDDFHLEYLRQSLKNYRNRQLVFLEDNEDKVAISDYSTFYANLIVTFPKANHIFDHELYVEELLNANPIELSGHKVINYKFVDSKDERLVQISDLIVGVLRYWMAFLESVNIQDLSEILNGLSELQKVKMKKFQVILLHSLDISTGFKHSVSSNEFELKVSFFLEYDFL, encoded by the coding sequence ATGGATTATTCTCAAATATATAACTTTATTGCCTCTGAAGGAGGCGTAACCAATATAGATAAAAAGTACATATTGTATTATGACGAAACTAATAATCCTCGTACTTTTAGATTGACAGATGCTGGGTTTAACGTTAATGAACACGAGTTCTTTATTCTAGGTGGAATTGGTTTTGAATCTGATAATGCGGCTTCTGACGATGATATTGATGAACTATTTTCTAAATTTCAATTACAGGGAAATGCAACTGAAGTTAAATTTAAGCACATTCGTCAAAACGCACAAGACTTTTTATCTTTGTTATCAAAATCGAGAGTAACTACACTTATTGATTGGCTTCTCGAAAAACAATACTCAATCCATTATTCTTATGTTGATAATTTTTATTACACAATCGTTGATATAGTGGATTCAATGGAGGAGTCGTGGTTCGGTGGGCCAGGTTTAAATAGAGAACTGAAAGATCGCTTTTATTCATTGATTAAGGAATACCAAGATTGGTTTATTAGTTTGCTAATTGAAGTAGATTATCCCAACATCAAAAATCATAAAAAGTTTGTTGGGGAAATTGTTGATTGGATATGGACTGTAAACATTGGTGATGATTTTCATCTTGAATATTTACGGCAATCACTAAAAAACTATAGAAACCGACAGCTAGTATTTCTGGAAGATAATGAAGATAAGGTTGCAATAAGTGATTATTCAACTTTTTATGCTAACTTAATAGTTACTTTTCCAAAGGCAAACCATATTTTTGATCACGAGTTGTATGTCGAAGAACTATTGAATGCTAATCCAATAGAGTTATCAGGACATAAAGTCATAAACTATAAATTTGTAGATTCAAAAGATGAACGCTTAGTGCAAATATCTGATTTGATTGTAGGTGTTTTGCGTTATTGGATGGCTTTTTTGGAATCTGTTAATATACAAGATTTAAGTGAAATATTAAATGGGCTTTCAGAATTACAAAAAGTCAAAATGAAAAAATTTCAGGTTATTTTGCTTCATTCTCTTGATATAAGTACCGGATTTAAGCACAGCGTTAGTAGTAATGAGTTTGAATTAAAGGTTAGCTTCTTTTTAGAATATGATTTTTTATAA
- a CDS encoding multidrug efflux SMR transporter: protein MAWISLILAGLCEMFGVAMINKLHKDRNWQSLVLLILGFGASFIFLAYSMETLPMGTAYAIWTGIGASGGAILGMILYGESKDWKRLIFIGMVLGAAVGLKLVS, encoded by the coding sequence ATGGCTTGGATTTCTTTAATTTTAGCAGGTCTGTGTGAAATGTTTGGTGTTGCTATGATCAATAAATTGCACAAAGACCGTAATTGGCAATCATTAGTTCTTTTAATTCTTGGATTTGGAGCAAGTTTTATATTTCTTGCTTATTCAATGGAAACACTTCCTATGGGTACAGCTTATGCAATTTGGACAGGAATTGGTGCTTCTGGTGGAGCAATTTTAGGCATGATATTATATGGCGAATCAAAAGATTGGAAAAGGCTTATTTTCATAGGTATGGTATTGGGTGCTGCTGTGGGTTTAAAACTCGTCTCATAA
- a CDS encoding MarR family transcriptional regulator, whose protein sequence is MKEVLREIGMIARALDSISNIEFKEFDLTKRQYLYLVRICENPGTIQEKLVEMIKVDRTTASRAIKKLEMNGFIEKRDDPHNKKIKKLFPTEKGKSVYPSIKSENDYSNTVALSGFSETETETIFNLLQRVRKNIEKDWEYVKKGNKRNY, encoded by the coding sequence ATGAAGGAAGTTCTTCGTGAAATTGGAATGATTGCAAGGGCATTAGATTCTATTAGTAATATAGAATTTAAAGAATTTGATCTCACAAAAAGGCAGTATTTGTACCTTGTACGAATCTGTGAAAACCCAGGTACCATTCAAGAAAAGTTAGTTGAGATGATAAAGGTAGATCGAACAACAGCATCACGTGCTATAAAAAAGCTAGAAATGAATGGCTTTATTGAAAAGAGAGATGACCCACATAATAAAAAAATTAAAAAACTATTTCCGACAGAGAAAGGGAAAAGTGTATATCCATCTATAAAAAGTGAAAATGATTATTCCAATACTGTGGCATTATCTGGATTTAGTGAAACAGAGACTGAAACCATTTTCAATCTTCTTCAAAGGGTAAGAAAGAACATTGAAAAAGACTGGGAATATGTAAAAAAGGGAAACAAAAGAAATTATTGA
- a CDS encoding GNAT family N-acetyltransferase, with product MTIRMKRCTFEDLQTLQKISIETFNATFEDQNSPENMKSYLKKAFNLKQLEKELSNPFSQFFFVYFNNETAGYLKLNTNDAQSEEMGNESLEIERIYIKNKFQKHGIGKYLLNKAMEIAMELNKSKIWLGVWEKNENAIGFYKKMGFIQTGAHSFYMGDEEQTDFVMIRTLK from the coding sequence ATGACTATAAGGATGAAAAGGTGCACGTTCGAAGATTTACAAACACTTCAAAAAATCAGTATAGAAACATTCAATGCAACATTCGAGGATCAGAATTCTCCAGAAAATATGAAGTCCTATTTGAAAAAAGCATTTAACTTAAAACAATTAGAAAAAGAACTATCCAATCCTTTTTCGCAATTCTTTTTTGTGTATTTTAATAATGAAACTGCTGGATATTTAAAGCTCAATACGAATGATGCCCAATCTGAAGAAATGGGAAATGAATCACTTGAAATTGAGAGGATTTATATAAAGAACAAATTTCAAAAACATGGGATAGGTAAATATCTGCTAAATAAAGCTATGGAAATTGCGATGGAACTAAATAAAAGCAAAATTTGGCTAGGTGTATGGGAAAAAAATGAAAATGCTATCGGTTTTTATAAGAAAATGGGGTTTATTCAAACTGGAGCCCACTCTTTTTATATGGGTGATGAAGAACAAACGGACTTTGTAATGATAAGAACCCTTAAATAA
- a CDS encoding FMN-binding negative transcriptional regulator: MYIPRYFKVTDFDEIREFIQTNSFGTIVTTKQDKPIASHLPLELHKQGEDYYITGHIAYANPQWKTFEFENHNVLVMYQGPYSYISSSWYEQENVPTWNYQAVHVYGTASIMNEQELEEDLKLLLQKYEGQRKNPVLWENLSQKTKKQINGIVGFKIKIQEVQAAYKLSQNRNEADYNNIIDKLQNEQNPNSNQMAELMKKRLKKIANNDSSLR, encoded by the coding sequence ATGTATATCCCTAGGTATTTTAAAGTTACGGACTTTGATGAAATCCGAGAATTTATTCAGACGAACTCTTTTGGAACTATTGTAACGACAAAACAAGATAAACCTATAGCCTCTCATTTACCATTGGAATTGCATAAACAAGGAGAAGATTATTATATAACTGGACATATAGCTTATGCGAACCCTCAATGGAAAACGTTCGAATTTGAAAATCATAATGTCCTTGTTATGTATCAAGGTCCATATTCATACATTTCATCATCTTGGTATGAACAGGAAAATGTACCAACCTGGAATTATCAAGCTGTACATGTATATGGAACAGCTAGTATTATGAATGAACAAGAGTTAGAAGAAGACCTTAAATTATTATTGCAAAAATACGAAGGACAGCGTAAGAATCCAGTTTTATGGGAAAATCTATCACAAAAAACTAAAAAACAAATCAACGGTATTGTCGGATTTAAAATTAAAATACAAGAAGTTCAAGCTGCATATAAATTAAGCCAAAATCGAAATGAAGCAGATTACAATAACATCATTGACAAATTACAAAATGAACAAAATCCAAACTCGAATCAAATGGCAGAACTAATGAAAAAGAGATTAAAAAAAATAGCGAACAATGATTCAAGCCTAAGATGA
- a CDS encoding IS256 family transposase — protein MKLPKELIREIVKEEKFTSTNQIMETIKEMFSDIMGEVLQCEIEDQLGYEKHQRRGDAPSNYRNGSTKRKLKTQFGEVEVSVPRDRNGSYEPKILDKYQRSVDGLEEKILSLYAHGMSTRDIQEQVKDLYNIEISSELVSKISEKIIPQVNEWQSRPLEAYYPFIFMDAIHYKIRDNHQIVSKAAYVVLGINNEGYKEILGIWVGGNESSKFWLGVLNDLKTRGVKTVNLFCVDGLTGFREAIQAVYPFAGIQRCIIHQIRASTRYVSYKHIKEFVADLKKVYTSINEETALERLIEFKDKWGKEYPSAVRSWEENWDILATFFAYPPEIRKIIYTTNIIEGLHRQFRKVTKTKSIFPNDDSLRKMLYLAAQNITKKWTMRYRNWDMILSQLEILNQTS, from the coding sequence ATGAAGTTACCAAAAGAATTAATCAGAGAAATTGTAAAGGAAGAAAAATTCACGAGTACCAATCAAATCATGGAAACGATCAAAGAAATGTTTTCTGATATCATGGGCGAGGTACTGCAGTGTGAAATTGAAGATCAGCTAGGTTATGAGAAACATCAGCGCCGGGGTGATGCACCAAGCAATTACCGAAACGGCTCAACAAAACGGAAATTAAAGACACAATTTGGAGAAGTTGAAGTTAGTGTTCCTAGGGATAGAAATGGCTCGTACGAGCCCAAAATTTTGGACAAATATCAAAGAAGTGTGGACGGTCTGGAAGAAAAGATACTGTCTCTTTACGCTCACGGCATGTCCACTAGAGATATTCAGGAACAAGTCAAGGATCTCTATAATATTGAGATTTCTTCTGAGCTAGTTAGTAAGATTAGCGAAAAAATTATTCCGCAAGTAAATGAGTGGCAAAGCCGTCCGCTTGAAGCCTATTATCCTTTTATATTCATGGATGCCATTCATTATAAAATTCGGGATAATCACCAAATTGTATCGAAAGCAGCCTATGTCGTTTTAGGAATCAACAATGAAGGATATAAAGAAATATTAGGGATCTGGGTTGGAGGAAATGAAAGTAGCAAGTTTTGGTTAGGTGTGTTGAACGATTTGAAAACGAGAGGTGTAAAAACGGTTAATCTTTTCTGTGTAGATGGACTTACAGGGTTTAGAGAGGCCATTCAAGCTGTGTATCCTTTTGCCGGCATTCAACGCTGTATCATCCACCAGATTCGTGCTAGTACCAGGTATGTTTCTTATAAACACATCAAAGAGTTTGTAGCAGATCTAAAAAAGGTATACACTTCCATAAATGAAGAAACAGCCTTAGAAAGACTCATTGAATTTAAAGATAAATGGGGCAAGGAATATCCTTCTGCTGTTAGGTCATGGGAAGAAAATTGGGATATTCTGGCCACCTTCTTTGCATATCCTCCAGAAATTAGGAAAATAATATATACTACGAATATTATAGAAGGGCTGCATCGTCAATTTAGAAAAGTAACAAAAACAAAGTCTATTTTTCCTAATGATGATAGCTTAAGGAAAATGCTTTACTTGGCAGCTCAAAATATAACAAAAAAATGGACAATGCGTTATCGTAATTGGGATATGATCTTGAGCCAGCTTGAGATTTTAAACCAGACATCATAA
- a CDS encoding helix-turn-helix domain-containing protein, with protein sequence MRNRKSGYGCPEGCPVESTLDVIGGKWKGVILYYLLNGKKRFNELRRLMPGITQRMLSLQLSELENDGIVNREVFPEVPPKVEYSLTEFGKTLEPIIVQMKDWGEKYKSRIKENERIVKD encoded by the coding sequence ATGCGGAATAGAAAAAGCGGGTATGGGTGTCCAGAAGGTTGTCCCGTAGAATCGACATTAGATGTTATTGGTGGGAAATGGAAAGGGGTTATTTTATATTATCTCCTTAATGGCAAAAAACGCTTTAATGAATTACGTAGGTTAATGCCTGGAATTACACAAAGAATGTTATCCCTGCAATTAAGTGAATTGGAGAATGATGGGATTGTAAATAGAGAAGTTTTTCCTGAAGTTCCTCCCAAAGTTGAATATTCTTTAACTGAGTTTGGAAAAACGTTAGAGCCTATTATTGTCCAGATGAAGGATTGGGGTGAAAAATATAAATCAAGAATTAAGGAAAATGAAAGAATAGTTAAGGATTAA
- a CDS encoding zinc-binding alcohol dehydrogenase family protein produces MKAIGLLKYLPIENKESLLDIELEKPTPKGKDLLVRVNAISINPVDVKVRSPKDKVEDEPKILGWDASGVVVEVGEECKLFKPGDEVFYAGSITRPGTYCEYHLVDERIVGSKPKILTYAESSALPLTSITAWEALFERLEINTNNIEVNKLNNILIIGGGGGVGSIAIQLAKWAGLNVIATASRIETENWVKDFGADYVINHHESFKEQLQKVEIEHVDYILCLNNTDQHWESMADVIKPQGKICSIVENENPLDLNVLKSKSVTFVWEFMFTRSMYQTEDMINQHLLLNKISDLIDNGIIKTTMNKKLSPINAESIRKAHKLVETGGMIGKVVIEN; encoded by the coding sequence ATGAAAGCTATTGGATTGTTAAAATATTTACCGATTGAGAATAAAGAAAGCCTTTTAGATATTGAATTGGAAAAACCAACTCCTAAAGGGAAAGACCTACTTGTTAGAGTAAATGCAATCTCTATTAACCCAGTTGATGTTAAAGTCCGCTCACCAAAAGATAAGGTGGAAGACGAGCCTAAAATCCTTGGATGGGATGCCAGTGGAGTCGTAGTTGAAGTTGGTGAAGAATGTAAGTTATTTAAGCCTGGAGATGAAGTTTTCTATGCAGGAAGTATTACAAGACCTGGGACTTATTGTGAATATCATCTTGTTGACGAAAGAATTGTTGGAAGTAAACCTAAAATACTTACCTATGCGGAATCTTCTGCATTACCTTTAACATCAATTACAGCATGGGAAGCATTGTTTGAACGTTTAGAAATTAATACTAACAATATAGAGGTAAATAAATTGAATAATATCTTAATCATAGGCGGGGGAGGGGGTGTTGGTTCAATTGCAATCCAATTAGCAAAGTGGGCTGGTCTTAACGTTATAGCAACTGCCTCACGGATTGAAACAGAGAATTGGGTCAAGGATTTTGGTGCTGATTATGTCATAAATCATCATGAATCATTTAAGGAACAATTACAAAAGGTTGAAATAGAACACGTGGACTATATCCTTTGTTTAAATAACACCGACCAACATTGGGAAAGTATGGCGGATGTTATAAAACCTCAAGGGAAAATTTGCTCAATTGTAGAAAATGAAAATCCGCTTGACCTTAATGTACTAAAGAGTAAAAGTGTAACATTTGTTTGGGAATTTATGTTTACTCGTTCTATGTATCAAACTGAAGATATGATTAATCAACATCTCTTATTAAATAAAATCAGTGATTTAATAGATAATGGAATCATTAAGACTACAATGAATAAAAAACTATCTCCAATTAATGCTGAAAGTATAAGAAAAGCTCATAAACTGGTTGAAACTGGAGGAATGATTGGAAAAGTTGTAATCGAAAATTAA
- a CDS encoding MarR family winged helix-turn-helix transcriptional regulator, translating into MNRKCTNLPFLVLMQTSKTVQEKMKVEMTKNNLSITEFSVLEVLYFKGKQTIQQIGHRILISSGSMTYVIDRLEQKGLLTRSACPDDRRAIHVTLTDDGNDLMEHIMPIHQEWVDHMFSSLTSMESELFVELLKKVNDKMV; encoded by the coding sequence GTGAACAGAAAATGCACAAATTTGCCCTTTCTTGTTTTAATGCAAACATCTAAAACAGTTCAGGAAAAAATGAAGGTGGAAATGACAAAAAACAATCTTAGTATTACGGAATTTTCTGTTCTAGAGGTGCTTTATTTCAAAGGAAAACAAACCATACAGCAAATTGGTCACAGAATATTAATTTCTAGTGGTTCTATGACGTATGTTATTGATAGATTGGAACAGAAAGGATTGTTAACTCGGAGTGCCTGTCCAGATGACCGTAGAGCAATACATGTCACGTTAACTGATGATGGCAACGATTTGATGGAACATATTATGCCGATCCATCAGGAATGGGTTGATCACATGTTTAGTTCTTTAACTTCTATGGAGTCTGAACTATTCGTTGAACTTTTAAAAAAGGTAAATGATAAAATGGTTTAA
- a CDS encoding DoxX family protein, with product MINLGLFIIRLVVGLLFVGHGAQKLFGWFGGYGLKGTGGWFDSIGIKPGVTMALFAGLAELIGGVLFTLGLLTPLAGIMIAGTMVMTIVKVHGANGIWSTSNGYEYNLTLLAVSIGIALSGPGRYSVDAFLF from the coding sequence ATGATAAATCTTGGTTTATTCATTATTCGGTTGGTAGTGGGGTTACTATTTGTAGGTCACGGTGCCCAAAAATTATTTGGTTGGTTCGGCGGTTATGGTTTAAAAGGTACTGGAGGCTGGTTTGATTCTATTGGTATAAAACCGGGTGTAACCATGGCTCTTTTCGCTGGATTAGCAGAACTTATTGGGGGCGTTTTGTTCACGTTAGGATTATTGACCCCGCTTGCAGGAATCATGATTGCAGGAACAATGGTTATGACTATAGTTAAAGTGCATGGTGCAAACGGAATTTGGTCAACATCAAATGGATACGAGTATAACCTTACATTACTTGCAGTTTCAATTGGCATAGCTTTAAGTGGTCCAGGTAGATATTCAGTAGATGCCTTTTTATTTTAA
- a CDS encoding ring-cleaving dioxygenase — MSKKTMGIHHITAIVGHPQENVDFYAGVLGLRMVKQTVNFDDPGTYHLYFGNEGGKPGTIITFFPWAGARSGVIGDGQVGVTSYVVPKGAMGFWKQRLKKFNVPFTKIERFGEQYLEFDDPHGLHLEIVEREEGEVNNWTFGDVTGEVAIKGFGGATLLSTQPNKTAELLEKVMGLELVGNEGDYARYRSTADIGNVIDVKLTPIGRGKMGVGTVHHIAWRAVDDEDQLDWKKYVASKGYGVTPVQDRNYFNAIYFREHGEILFEIATDPPGFAHDESQETTGEKLMLPDQYEPHRAQIERGLLPFEVRELD; from the coding sequence ATGAGTAAAAAAACAATGGGTATTCACCATATCACTGCAATCGTTGGACATCCGCAGGAAAATGTAGATTTTTATGCCGGTGTATTAGGATTACGAATGGTAAAACAAACAGTCAATTTTGATGATCCAGGTACGTATCACCTTTATTTTGGAAATGAAGGTGGAAAGCCAGGAACCATTATTACCTTCTTTCCATGGGCGGGAGCCCGTTCGGGGGTTATTGGAGATGGTCAAGTAGGGGTTACTTCTTATGTAGTTCCGAAAGGTGCCATGGGATTTTGGAAACAAAGATTAAAAAAGTTCAATGTTCCTTTTACTAAAATCGAACGCTTTGGAGAGCAATATTTAGAATTTGATGATCCGCACGGTCTTCACTTAGAAATCGTTGAAAGAGAAGAAGGGGAAGTCAATAATTGGACTTTCGGCGATGTAACAGGAGAGGTTGCAATAAAAGGCTTTGGCGGAGCAACACTATTATCGACCCAGCCTAACAAAACGGCTGAATTGCTAGAAAAAGTAATGGGACTCGAATTAGTCGGTAATGAAGGTGATTACGCCCGTTATCGTTCAACTGCGGATATCGGAAATGTTATTGACGTTAAATTAACCCCTATTGGACGTGGGAAAATGGGTGTGGGTACAGTACACCACATTGCATGGCGGGCTGTTGATGATGAAGATCAATTAGATTGGAAAAAATACGTTGCATCCAAAGGGTATGGAGTTACCCCTGTACAAGACAGAAATTACTTTAATGCCATTTACTTTAGAGAGCACGGGGAAATTCTATTTGAAATTGCTACTGACCCACCAGGATTTGCGCACGATGAGTCACAGGAAACAACGGGTGAAAAGTTGATGCTGCCAGATCAGTATGAGCCACATAGAGCACAAATTGAACGAGGTTTGCTGCCATTTGAAGTAAGAGAACTAGACTAA